CGGCGAGCTTGGGACCGCCCGAACGGCGTCGGCCAGCGACTCATCGAATGGTGTCCATTAGCTTGAGGTCAGACCACGATGACGGAACGAGGCCGGCATGGCGACAGAAATCAGCGAGAAAAAGCACCGGATCTACACCACGAGCTTGGCGAGCGTCTATCCGCACTACGTGACGAAGGCGGAGAGGAAGGGTCGGACGAAGGCCGAGGTCGACGAAGTCATCCGTTGGCTGACCGGCTACAGCCAGAAGCGTCTGGAAGCGCAGTTGGACAAGAAGACCGACTTTGAGACGTTCTTTGCCAAGGCGCCGAAGATGAATCCGAACCGGTCGCTCATCACCGGCGTCGTCTGCGGTGTGAGGGTCGAAGATATCGAGGAACCCACGATGCGCGAGATCCGCTATCTCGACAAGTTGGTGGATGAACTGGCCAAGGGGAAGGCCATGGACAAGATCCTGCGGAATTCGACCAGCCGCTAGGTGGTCCATCACGAGTACCGACCATTCGGTCCGAATCGGGTTTCTGTCACAACCCCGACTTA
This Acidimicrobiia bacterium DNA region includes the following protein-coding sequences:
- a CDS encoding DUF2200 domain-containing protein, translated to MATEISEKKHRIYTTSLASVYPHYVTKAERKGRTKAEVDEVIRWLTGYSQKRLEAQLDKKTDFETFFAKAPKMNPNRSLITGVVCGVRVEDIEEPTMREIRYLDKLVDELAKGKAMDKILRNSTSR